A region from the Panthera uncia isolate 11264 chromosome D3 unlocalized genomic scaffold, Puncia_PCG_1.0 HiC_scaffold_8, whole genome shotgun sequence genome encodes:
- the SLC35E4 gene encoding solute carrier family 35 member E4 — translation MCRCPLEHHDGRMTSAEAVAVASGARAAGSPEWPPDTPQALGRPGRVRVAVAALVWLLAGASMSSLNKWIFTVHGFGRPLLLSALHMLAAALACRWGAQRPMPSRTRRQVLLLSFTFGTSMACGNVGLSAVPLDLAQLATTTTPLITLALSALLLGRRHHPLQFAAMGPLCLGAACSLAGELRTPPAGCGFLLAATCLRGLKSIQQSALLQEERLDAVTLLYATSLPSFCLLAGAALVLEAGVAPPPAPTNSHLWACILISCLLSVLYNLASFSLLALTSALTVHVLGNLTVVGNLILSRLLFGSRLSALSYVGIALTLSGMFLYHNCEFVASWAARRGLWRRDQTGKGL, via the exons ATGTGTCGCTGCCCACTGGAGCACCATGACGGCAGGATGACCTCAGCGGAGGCAGTGGCAGTGGCCAGTGGTGCTCGGGCGGCTGGGTCCCCCGAGTGGCCCCCCGACACTCCCCAGGCCCTTGGTCGGCCTGGCCGGGTCAGGGTGGCAGTGGCAGCGCTGGTGTGGCTGCTGGCAGGAGCCAGCATGTCGAGCCTCAACAAGTGGATCTTCACTGTGCATGGCTTCGGGCGGCCCCTCCTGCTCTCAGCACTGCACATGCTGGCAGCAGCATTGGCATGCCGCTGGGGAGCACAGCGCCCCATGCCCAGCCGCACCCGCCGCCAAGTGCTGCTGCTTAGCTTCACCTTCGGCACCTCGATGGCCTGTGGCAATGTGGGCCTGAGCGCTGTGCCCCTAGATCTGGCACAACTGGCCACCACTACTACACCACTGATCACACTGGCCCTGTCAGCGCTGCTGCTCGGCCGTCGCCACCACCCGCTACAATTTGCTGCCATGGGCCCACTCTGCCTGGGGGCTGCCTGCAGCTTGGCTGGTGAGCTCCGGACACCTCCTGCTGGCTGTGGCTTCCTGCTGGCTGCTACCTGCCTCCGTGGCCTCAAGTCCATTCAGCAGA GTGCCCTACTGCAGGAGGAGAGGCTGGACGCGGTGACCCTGCTGTATGCCACCTCGCTGCCCAGCTTCTGCCTGCTGGCGGGCGCGGCCCTGGTGCTGGAGGCTGGTGTGGCACCGCCGCCCGCTCCCACCAACTCCCACCTCTGGGCCTGCATCCTGATCAGCTGCCTCCTGTCCGTGCTCTACAACTTGGCCAGCTTCTCCCTGCTGGCTCTCACCTCTGCCCTCACCGTCCATGTCCTGGGCAACCTCACTGTCGTGGGCAACCTCATCCTGTCCCGGCTCCTGTTTGGCAGCCGCCTCAGCGCCCTCAGCTATGTGGGCATTGCACTCACCCTTTCAGGAATGTTCCTTTACCACAATTGCGAGTTCGTGGCCTCCTGGGCTGCCCGCCGTGGCCTCTGGCGGAGGGACCAGACTGGCAAGGGTCTATGA